A single genomic interval of Juglans regia cultivar Chandler chromosome 1, Walnut 2.0, whole genome shotgun sequence harbors:
- the LOC108984015 gene encoding altered inheritance of mitochondria protein 32-like has product MRIAHASRSLISAAAHRVVFPTFPLSLAPNLNFALAFAMASEKLSTLANNNEDDEKYGFQRSEMYTETLAGTVGAYGRHVFLCYKSPEAWPARVEGSESDLLPKLLSSAIKARKDGIPLKTNLTLCEGREGTDFSDGDVLIFPEMIKYRDLKDSEVDSFVEDVLVNGKPWASGVGEVLTGSHVFVCSHGSRDRRCGVCGPVLIEKFKEEIDSRGLKDQVFVSPCSHIGGHKYAGNVIIYSPGPDGKIMGHWYGYVTPDDVPALIDQHIEKGEIIEHLWRGQMGAADKEGGKADKQNLPNGDVKKSKKKPEEISTQSDKDNVAGCCQGANGFNCCRDGSLEQNSGSEENKAGHEKKGLGKLSCWIGSWEQSDVLTAVAVVGAVATVAVAYSFYRRSG; this is encoded by the exons ATGCGCATTGCGCACGCTTCTCGTTCTCTCATTTCCGCTGCGGCCCACCGCGTTGTCTTCCCcacatttcctctctctcttgctccaAACCTAAATTTTGCCTTAGCTTTCGCCATGGCCTCCGAGAAACTCTCGACCCTCGCCAACAACAACGAAGACGATGAGAAGTATGGGTTCCAGCGATCGGAGATGTACACGGAGACCCTTGCCGGCACAGTCGGCGCTTACGGCCGTCATGTTTTCCTCTGCTACAAGAGCCCTGAGGCCTGGCCAGCGCGCGTCGAGGGCTCTGAGTCCGATCTGCTCCCTAAGCTCCTCTCCTCGGCTATCAAAGCTCGCAAGGATGGCATCCCTCTCAAG ACGAACCTGACATTATGCGAGGGACGCGAGGGGACCGACTTTTCTGACGGAGACGTCTTGATATTTCCCGAAATGATTAAGTATAG AGATTTGAAGGACTCAGAAGTGGATAGCTTTGTTGAGGATGTTCTTGTGAATGGTAAACCATGGGCTTCTGGAGTGGGAGAGGTGCTGACTGGTTCACATGTTTTTGTATGCTCTCATGGTAGTCGCGACCGGAGGTGTGGTGTTTGTGGACCAGTTCTAATTGAAAAGTTCAAAGAGGAAATTGATTCGCGAGGATTGAAAGATCAGGTATTTGTTAGCCCATGCTCACACATTGGGGGGCACAAGTATGCTGGGAATGTGATTATCTACAGTCCAGGTCCAGATGGAAAGATTATGGGTCATTG GTATGGGTATGTTACTCCGGATGATGTACCCGCATTGATTGATCAGCATATTGAAAAGGGAGAGATCATAGAACACCTTTGGAG GGGGCAAATGGGGGCAGCTGACAAGGAAGGTGGAAAAGCGGATAAACAAAACCTTCCTAATGGGGATGTGAAGAAAAGCAAGAAGAAGCCTGAAGAAATCAGCACGCAGAGCGATAAGGATAATGTGGCTGGCTGTTGCCAGGGTGCTAATGGGTTTAATTGTTGCAGGGATGGAAGTTTGGAGCAGAACAGTGGGAGTGAAGAAAATAAGGCAGGGCATGAAAAGAAGGGGCTGGGCAAACTATCTTGCTGGATAGGATCATGGGAGCAAAGTGATGTTCTTACAGCCGTTGCTGTGGTTGGAGCAGTGGCAACAGTGGCTGTGGCCTATAGCTTTTATAGGAGGTCAGGCTGA
- the LOC108984012 gene encoding U-box domain-containing protein 41, translated as MEEVVIENLFNGEGEVQVEAARDLSKLSSKQRQKLAERGVIEPLILMLHSQDYDAIEAALFALLSLAFGSERNKIRIRKSGAIPVLLSLLQCQSEALIELTVAALLILSSCTANKLAIASHGVIQHLVEFLNGDYAGDPNNMNSSISMRAKLDVIATLHNLSTCHQIIPLIVSSGVPFSLLQQIHNSEKSSELVEKIMGLLENVVSLSETALCETASSGGSIRALVETVEDGSPQCKEHAVGILLLICQSCRERYRGLILREGVMPGLLQLSVDGTWRAKNAARELLLLLRDCSSYGSSSEQPNHELIEQIMQEIDAGENVEGTTLRLVEEMIAKLST; from the exons ATGGAGGAAGTGGTGATTGAAAATCTTTTCAATGGTGAGGGAGAAGTGCAGGTTGAAGCTGCTAGAGACCTCAGCAAACTTAGTAGTAAGCAGAGGCAAAAGCTGGCTGAAAGAGGTGTTATAGAGCCATTGATTTTGATGCTTCACTCACAAGACTACGACGCCATTGAAGCTGCACTCTTTGCTCTGCTCAGTCTGGCCTTTGGCAGTGAACG AAACAAGATCCGGATCAGGAAGTCTGGCGCCATACCTGTCTTGTTAAGTCTCCTTCAATGCCAAAGTGAGGCATTGATTGAGCTCACGGTTGCGGCTTTGCTGATCCTCTCTTCTTGCACAGCAAACAAGCTGGCAATCGCGTCTCATGGAGTCATCCAACACTTGGTGGAATTTCTCAATGGGGATTATGCCGGTGATCCTAACAATATGAATAGCAGCATTAGCATGAGAGCCAAGCTTGATGTAATAGCCACACTCCACAATCTCTCAACTTGTCATCAGATCATTCCATTAATTGTCTCCTCGGGTGTACCGTTTTCCTTGCTTCAACAAATCCACAACTCGGAAAAATCATCCGAGTTGGTTGAAAAGATAATGGGTCTGCTTGAAAATGTTGTTTCCTTGTCAGAGACTGCACTTTGTGAAACTGCTAGCTCAGGCGGTTCGATTCGAGCATTAGTCGAGACTGTTGAGGATGGTTCTCCACAATGCAAAGAGCACGCAGTGGGAATTCTCCTCCTCATTTGCCAGAGCTGCAGAGAAAGATACAGGGGATTGATTCTAAGGGAAGGAGTGATGCCAGGGCTGCTTCAGTTGAGTGTAGATGGGACATGGAGGGCTAAAAACGCAGCTAGAGAATTGCTATTGCTTTTGAGGGATTGCTCGAGTTATGGTTCAAGTAGTGAGCAACCAAATCATGAGCTTATAGAGCAGATTATGCAAGAAATTGATGCAGGGGAGAACGTCGAGGGGACGACACTGAGGCTGGTGGAGGAGATGATTGCGAAGCTTAGTACATGA
- the LOC108984016 gene encoding alkane hydroxylase MAH1-like: MDKTLACRSHPTKLPHFSFLRKASLHTTTMAVLRYAEIIVAFLSFIMLSYWRRNRHLTIINWPVVGMLPGLLQNVQHAHEYVTGILKHHGGTFEFKGPWLTSMNYVITSDPANIHHILSRNFSNYEKGPVFREIFEPLGDGIFNSDSDSWKNQRKLIQSLIKNNKFELFFQKVVREKLEKSLIPVLDRVSSLGNEVDLQDVFQRFTFDNICLMVLGFDTNCLSIDLPSVAYEKAFDQIEESIFYRHVVPESIWKLQRWLQIGEEKRLADAWKVFDQFINECISSKREELNRGKTQKVETAESDLLTAYIEQGGGEMDGFAKPNKFLRDAAFNLLLAGRDTVSAGLTWLLWLVATHPSVETRILEEIRETLLVNNEIEWGIDKLSGLVYLHGAICESLRLFPSVPLEHKHAVQSDVLPSGHCIGPNTRLLFSLYSVGRMESIWGKDCLEFKPERWISERGRVAHVPSYKFIAFNAGPRTCLGKDMSFIQMKMVASTLIWNYHVQVVEGHPVSPSISIILHMKHGLKVNLSKRCI, translated from the coding sequence ATGGATAAAACGCTCGCCTGCAGAAGCCATCCCACAAAGCTtcctcatttctcttttttacgCAAAGCTTCTCTGCATACAACTACAATGGCCGTGCTTCGTTACGCAGAGATAATTGTAGCATTTCTCAGCTTCATTATGCTTTCCTATTGGAGAAGGAACCGACACTTAACCATCATAAACTGGCCGGTCGTCGGAATGCTTCCGGGGCTACTTCAAAATGTACAGCACGCCCACGAGTACGTAACTGGGATTCTGAAACATCATGGGGGTACTTTCGAGTTTAAGGGTCCTTGGCTCACTAGCATGAACTATGTGATCACCAGTGATCCTGCAAATATCCACCACATATTGAGCAGAAACTTTTCCAACTACGAAAAAGGGCCCGTGTTCCGGGAGATTTTTGAACCTCTAGGAGATGGGATTTTCAATTCTGATTCTGACTCGTGGAAGAACCAGAGGAAACTGATTCAGTCGttgataaaaaacaataaattcgAGTTGTTCTTTCAGAAAGTTGTGCGGGAAAAGTTGGAAAAGAGCCTTATTCCGGTTCTGGATCGCGTCTCAAGTCTAGGAAACGAGGTGGATCTACAAGACGTTTTTCAGCGTTTCACCTTTGATAACATTTGCTTGatggttttgggttttgataCCAATTGCCTCTCAATTGATTTGCCGAGTGTCGCGTACGAAAAGGCCTTCGACCAAATAGAGGAGAGTATCTTTTATCGACACGTTGTGCCAGAAAGCATTTGGAAGTTGCAGAGATGGCTCCAAATTGGAGAAGAGAAGAGGCTAGCCGATGCTTGGAAAGTGTTTGATCAATTTATCAACGAATGCATCTCATCCAAGCGTGAAGAACTGAACCGAGGCAAAACCCAGAAGGTGGAGACAGCAGAGTCCGACTTACTGACAGCTTATATAGAGCAAGGAGGAGGAGAAATGGATGGGTTTGCAAAACCCAACAAGTTTCTCAGGGACGCTGCTTTTAATCTCTTGCTGGCAGGTAGGGACACCGTAAGTGCAGGCCTCACCTGGTTGCTATGGCTTGTTGCAACTCACCCATCAGTGGAAACTAGGATTCTCGAAGAGATCAGAGAAACTTTGCTCGTTAACAACGAGATTGAGTGGGGTATAGATAAGCTGAGTGGGCTAGTTTATCTCCATGGAGCCATATGTGAGTCCCTAAGACTTTTTCCATCCGTACCTTTAGAACACAAACATGCAGTTCAATCTGATGTTCTTCCTAGCGGCCATTGTATTGGTCCAAACACGAGATTGTTGTTCTCTCTGTACTCAGTGGGAAGGATGGAAAGCATATGGGGCAAAGATTGCTTAGAGTTCAAGCCGGAGAGATGGATTTCGGAGAGAGGAAGAGTTGCCCATGTACCATCTTACAAGTTTATCGCATTTAATGCAGGTCCCAGGACTTGTTTGGGTAAGGACATGAGCTTCATTCAAATGAAAATGGTTGCCAGCACCCTCATTTGGAACTATCATGTTCAGGTAGTTGAAGGTCATCCTGTTTCGCCGAGCATCTCTATTATACTTCATATGAAACATGGTTTGAAGGTTAATTTAAGCAAGAGATGCATTTGA